The region ctggtgccggtgctgctggctctACAATCCGGCCGTTTAACGGGATCGCACCTAGGTGGCCATCTCGCTAACAGCTGCCCTACAGGGGCGCATACGGCGGATATGGATACCAGCTTCCTTCCGTCCGGCAGCAGATTGCAATcagcggctgctgttgctggccgtTAGGTTTCTAACGGAGTGACCGCGCTAGATGCTCGGTACGCACTCTCTTCCGGATTTGcaaggcgagagagagagagtgagagagagagagcgatcatTAAGCGATCGCACCAGATCGTCTAAGCTTCTAATTATCTGGTGGGCTGGTGtccggtgtgtgcgcgttcggTGGGTTTGTGCAGAGGTCCACGGCGATAGGAATCAGCGCAAAAGCGCAATGACACCGCGCAATGACGCGAGTTGAGGCGTATGGCAGGCGTGCTTCCTGCCGTCCAAAGGGCGGCTAGTCTGCGTGCAGGGGCACGGTACTCCAcgccggaccgggaccgggaggcCAGTTCCGGTTCTAATTGAGACTCTTCCGGACCTGCGACCTGCTCAATGAATGATCGTGCGTTGAATGATAATGTTTAATTATATGCACCACAATGCTACccactattgctgctgctgctactgctgccaccgacgacgatgatgatgatgatgatgatgatgttctgTGGCAGTGCTAACCACCCTAGTCGACGGTGACCCACTTTCGAATGGAAGGCCGACAGGCTAAATGGGtgccaacggaacgggaacgggaggaTCGTCGGGTCGGTGCGTCGTCGATCCTTCTTCCGATGACAAacacggcggcgacgacgagaaggTGAAATGCTAAATCGAGCAAAACCATGGGAAACGTGgcgtcgtgtgtgcgtgcggtaTGGTGCGGCGTGGTGCGGGATACGCGTGGAGGTGTACTGGGGCCAGTGACACCAACCGCCAAGCGATTCGCCAAGAATAGCCAGACGGAAAGCACGGGtcttttttccgtttgatTCTGgcgtttcctttgtttttcgtctGGGATctttggggggtggggtggggaggcGATGTAACCCTTACGAaggtgtgcgagtgtgtataCTAGAAAGGATTGGTTCTGGTGATCGCAACTATTCAACTCGATCAACACAAGATCCGAGTTGGATTGGATGGGATTGTGAATCTACTACGGAGCTAATCAGCGAGCTGCAACTGGACAGGGCTGGGGACGGAAACGGACGCAATTTTCGCCATCTTTCGAGGGCGGACCGCCACAACACAAGCAGAACCGTCGTGATAACCGACTACGATACATACAGCTGCACGAACTAACGCACGCATCCACATAAAGTGCGTGTGGGTGCTGGCAGATCAAGAAGGGGGCTAGGGGGTGGGCTGATTGtgctatttttaaacattttctgtTTCCTTATAATTGCTcccacatacaaacacacagacattCGGGGGGTCATTTTTCCCCCACGCCCTAAAAACCAAGGCCGCAATCAAATTGTTTGAGTTTTAACGGAAAGATTTCGCAAAAAATGTTGACGAAGCaaaagacagcagcagcagcagcaacgcggcAGCGTTGAGAACAAACCTACGCACGATCGCACCATGGATagtggaaggggaggggggttaGGGAAGAGCGGGCACGACCGGTCGTCATTGACATACCGACGATGACTCACTGTGGACTGCGGGAGCATGATTTCATCGCGAACTTGATGTAACTACGATTGCTGCAGCCCCCGGACGACCGTAATGTATTGCGATTCACATTCCATTGATAAGGCGCGGGGTATACTGGCTGGTTTGCCGCCCGTCTAGCAAGATAGGCGCTTGACGTGGCGTGAGAGGCGATGATTTAATTCTAGAGCCGACGTCGAGCGTGCAGCCTTTAATGAGTTTATTTCAGTCAGAGAAAGATGAATGAAAAGATTTGATTAGAAGGCAGCATGGCGTTAATTGATCCATGAAAAAGGAATCTTGCTAGATATGGATCAATCTCTAGAAGATTACATTTATCGTCCATCATttacatttgcatttgcttgTAGAAATGTATTATTTTGCTCTCCTGGTTTTACGCAAAATCGATTCAAAACGCACGATCACCGGCTCAATACGGCCCAACTGAGCACCGAGCGCTCAAGTGGCTCTCCAGAATTGAGCTACTGTGTCTCAGCTAATGTAGCGGTGTCTCGGCTAAACTCATTGCTCGAACCTCGGCGACAAAATAGAGTTTTAGTAAAAAAGTATTTCACAGCTTTTTATTTAACTCTTTCCCACAACCCAAACGACTTCACTCCTCATCCATTAGCCATTTAGCCTGCACAAGCTCTTTTTCTGGAACGTCCAGCTTGGATTTTGGCTCCTGATCGATGGCTGCCGCCTTCGATACACCCTGGACGATCTGCTGATAGCGGTCCCGTATGTCCGTGATCCACTCGGTATCGTCCCAGTGATACCAGCTCAGAATGCAAACGATTAGAATGAAGAACAGGTTCGTGGTGATGCCTGCAACAAAAGAATCGAGAGCGGTGAGAAGGCGATGCCGTATTAACGGAGACATCGATACGTACCTATGATCGCGGACAGGACGGGCCAGTTGAACATGAGGTAGCGAAGTCCCGTGAAATTGGCTACAACCTGCAGTTCAGCCGAGTACAGCTGTATCTCGCGGCacatgatggtgatgtcgaTGTTCGTGGCCGGATGGCTCGAGTCGTCGAGGTAGTTCGAGAACAGCTCGACCGTTACCAACTGTTTCTCCTCCCGATAGCCAAACACCAGCAGTGGCGCAAACACGATCGTGAGAATCGTTTTCAACAGATCCGACTTATAGTGTAGCATCGACATGCGGCATGACCTCGCTATCAGCTCTTGGCTGTAATCCTTCATCGTACCGCAAACGGTGAACATGCCTGCCAGGGGACAGTGAGACGAACGGTTAGTGAAATGGGTACGTCTGAGGGCGCAACAGAGCAACCGTTAGTTACCCCCAAAGCTAACTAGATTATACCAAGagatgaggaggatgaagaaGGACAAACACAATTTTAACCGATTACCTATTTTACCGTTTTGTTCAGATTCTGGCATTTCGAGGTTCAGCACGATTTTGTACGCCTGGCCAACCATCAGCAACCGTTGGTGGTTCGTCAGGGCTACGTTGGCCGTTGGGTACGGTTCACAATCCAGCGCTCCATCCTTGCATTCGCTgcaacgaataaaaaaaaaaaggaaaaagaaatccaGCTGATAAGCAACAGCGATTTATCGCAAACGGTCAACGACGGAAAAGATTACCGCATGTTCAGATGGACATCTTTGACGTGTAGCACCGAAGGCATGTACGAGTAGTAGAAGTACAAATACAGGAAAATCGACGCCCAAACCACGGAAAACCCGACCAGGACCACGACGATCAGCTTGAGGAAAACCGTTTTCGTTGTGTTCACGCTCTGCTCCTTGCGCGCCTTGTACTCCTCGGCCACCGCCAGGCCcagtgtggccaccggtttgaAGATGTAGCGTCGGACGATTTTGAACGGATCCAAAATCATCAACGCTAACCCGATCAGTCCCATTTTCCTGCCGGTTTTAATCTGGAGCGGTTTTCCAGCGTGCTCTTTTCCAGCCGATCGGTGCAGGTTAAGGGAAGGAACCGTTTAAGGTTCCTGTAGGATGGATTCAACGATCGCGTGCGCTTCGTTTAGACTATTACAGTACAGTTTTTCACTTTACTAAACTTTGGTGAAGATTATTACTTATCAGCAACAGTTTTTCTCGTTATCGCACGAATTTCGGCTGCTATTGACCTTGCGGTCGCAGCGGCTTCTTGATCCATAACAAGTCTACTATGAAGCCATTAAACAGCCAAACGTGACGACCCCTCCAGCACATCACAccataattttaaaacaacagttacattccttttttatgaatattcggccttaaaataaaaatcgaatGAACGTGCAAAGGCTTTTGttgttaaatattttatgataATAAAAGGCCACTGAAATAATCAGGTTAACACCACGTTTTCCTTCACCAATTTCTGTTCCCAGGTGTATATACTGCAGCGAGAAtagaattatgttttatgcgaaGGCAGCAAGGATTTAAAAATGATCGTTTCCAGGCGTGCAATCCCTACAGACGACCGTGCATAAGATTCCTCATTAGCTTCGGTCCGTTCCACAGACCGTTCAGCAGCAGGTGCCAGTAGAGTGCGGGCATAAAGTCCTTCTTCATGTAGTACATCGAGTATCGCTCCTTTCGCTGATCCACGGGGAATGTTTCCAGCGGTGTTAGCGAGTAATCGAACTCCGCCAGCATGCACGTGTTGTAACCCGTGACCAACGGGCACGAAGCGTACCCATCGAACACGCTGCTCGGTGTTTTCCCATCCATCACGGACATTAGGTTCTTGTACACCACTTGCGATTGAGCAGCTGTAGCGAccagggaggaaaaaggaacacaacGCCCCGGGCGGAGAAAGGACAAAAAGTCGTTCAGATGCAAATACGATGCAAatcgatgacggcgacgatggcgacgacgcaaGATGACTTACCAACCGAAGCGGCCGTTTTAGAATTCGGTGAGGCTGAACAGTCGCCGATTGCAAATACGTTACCGagccgctggtgctgcagagTATCCTTGCTGACGTCCACAAAACCCATCTCATTGACGAGGCTACTGCAGGCCTTCAGCACATCGGGGGCGCCCATCGGTGGGGTGACGTGCAGGAACTCGTACTGGTACCCAGAAGAAGGAGGGATTGGGGTTAATGCTACTACGATACGCGCCGCGCTCTGACCTACTTACATTAACGGTAAACCGTTCGCTTGGATTGTCGAGGTTCTCAAAGATTGCCTCATCGGACGCGGGCTTCACCTCCACCAGGTTCGTGCGCAGGTTTACGTTGATGTTACGCCGTTTCACTATCTCCCAGAGCGCATCGGCATAGTGCTTCACACCGAACAGCACCGGCAGGGAGGTGTTGTAGTAGAGATTTGCATTCTTACGTTTGTTCGCCTGAAAGGGTAATCCGTGGCATTAATCCGTTGGTCCGTGGTCGGTAATTTTCATAAACCCGATGACGGCCCGCCGAGAGTCGCTTCTCCACCTTACCTTGCGCAGGTAATGCTCGGCAATGTAGAGGATTTTCTGTGGCGCCCCAGGACACTTGACCGGACTGTTGGGGAAGGTGAAGATTGCGTTGCCGGATCGAAAGTTCCGGAGTGCCTGGAATGTTCGGTCAACGTACTTTGGCGAGTAGTTGGAACACACTTTGCCATCCTTGATCGATAGGGCCTCGATCAGGCCAGGGATCTTGTCGTAGTTCAGCTGCAGTCCGACCGCCACCAGTAGAAACTCGTACTCGATTCGATCACCGTTGGCCGTGATGACGGTGTTGGATTCGGGCTCGAATTTCGCCGCCGAATCCTGAATCCATGTGGCGAGCGTCGGTAGCACCTGCTTCATCGGTCGGTAGCTGTCCTTGAGCGTTTTgataccaccaccgatcagcgTGAACATCGGTTGGTAATAATGTTTCTGTGGAGAAGAACGTGACACGTTGAAAAGTTATAAAATCTGCAATAAAAGTCGACGGTCAATCTCGTCTATTCGAGGCATGAAATGAGTGAACCGGTTTCCCATGGTGTTGACCTCGTCTGGTTGATGGTTGGCACGTTTTATTAGCACCACCAAACCCCGACGATGACTTTCAAAAAATCGCTCAGAACGATCCGCTAATTGAAGCCACGATTAAAGGACAGAAAAAGCTGGTTCGATGCACTCTGGAGAGCGAGCACGTTCGTGCCGATTATACGGCAGCCGGAATTACGGAGCGTCCACAGATGATGAGTCACCAGATGCTTCTTTAGGCCTAGACTGCATTTGAAGTGGGGCTGCGTTTCCGGCTTGGCAACTGATAAGCACAGTAGCTTGTGCAGTGGCAATCGATTAACAGTAGCAGGCAGGCACATTATCGACCGGCTTATCTACATCTTCTCGAGCCCCTTTACTTACATCGGCCGGTTCGAGAATGATGACCTTCCCGGCGCCCAGCTTGTTGGATGCTTTGGCCGCCACCGAACATCCTCCGgcgccagcaccaaccaccagcaacttGCACCTTTCGATCCAGAGGAGAAACACGCATTAATGGATTTCGTGTTCATGATTTGGATAATTTAAAGACTTACTTGTGATTTTCATGGCAAGTTCCGCTGGTGGAAAAGCCTCTGGCGAACAGGGCCGGTTCTCTAACGGCACAGGAAAGAGCTCTTATCATCGTGGTTGTTCTTCGAGCACGATCACacacagcaagcaaacaatcgaataACGCAACAGTAAAAACCACAGCAGTAAAAAATACATTAGGTCACAAAAGGATGGCGACACTTGGGTACTTTAATTTTGTATAAATAGCAATAATCCCCCAGGTGTTCGCTAACGTGGAATAGGTGTAGTTATAGCAGTTTTTCTGTtatgaaaatatatttgaaaCTAAGGCGATAATAAAGAATATaccaaattttaaaaaatccagGTAAGGCTGCCATTTTGAGTGGTGCTGTATTtgtaaaagaaataaaaaacaaaccgaagaacCATCAGAGGTGACCTTGAAACAGCTTTGGTGCGCTGACCATAGAGGCGTTGGTGTAGATTTAAAATTAAGCCGTTGGTGGGAGTTTAACATGTGGCGCGTACCTAATACAAATTACTATCGGTATTACCTGGATACTTATATGGAAAATACAGTTACAGCATGGTACTCTATTTTGTAGTACAACCAATGCTACCACACCATCAAGCAGCCAGCAGGACTCGTCGTCCTTCGCTAAATTCCCGCACGAATTAATTACCATTAGCACTTGTCGGGATTCTTTTAATTTGACCGTCATCTCGCTTCCCTAAAGGCATTGGCTTTTGGCCGacatcggtgctggtgcttttcGTCGCCTCTGTCGCCCCTACTTGATAAGCGAAGGATTGTAGGGGCGGGAAACAAGTCGTTTGCCGTAGCACCCACTAGTCTACGGACGGACGTCGGCTCGTGTTTTGCATTAGAATCCCTAATCGCATACTTGCACCGCAACGAGTGTCTCGAGTAACCTCACTTGTCTTTCTGATATTAAAATGTCGAAAGGATCGGAATCCACCCCGATCCAACAGCTAGCTGAGGAAGCCACCTGAGCACCCTCACTGGCCTGGTCACCGGGGAACTCTCTAATGTTCCACCCCACAGCCGGCCGCTGAGGGGGAAGGCGGGAATGCATGATTCAACAGCCAGCGACATCTTCGAGATCTAAATTACAAATtacgctctgctgctggtcccaTACCGCGGGATAACATTGCCTTTCAATTGTTCACCAGCAGCGCTCCAATTGATGATTGGATGATCGCCTGCCTGGCGGGGAGTGCTGCGTCttttcgaaacgaaaaaaaaacgaatcttACGTGGCTTACATTTGCCTCTCTATAGTGTCTCCCTTCCTCGCAATCCATTCCCAGCCCCAACTCGCTGACTCATTGAGAGGCAGCAAAGGGCTCCTATTAACCGAATTAAAATCGAACGAATAATCAATTCAGCACTCGGCGGTTGGTAGATGAAGATAGAGAAGGCGGGTAGGAAGGGTGGGACTACTGGTTCGGAACAGTCGACGAACCGCTGCGCTCCTGCTGCGCGGTAACACACATCACCCAGTAACAGCAGGGCGGATCGAAAGGATCACCAGCCCCGAAAGGAGGACAGGATAAAGCGCTAATTCCCGCTAATAATTTGAGCGGAATGGTCACTCTTTGACCCCGTCCgctcttccccaaaaaacacccccTCTCCTCGATGGACACGATGACGTGGATAGGACACAATCAATGgaatgctgccgctgctcacGATGctcacgatgacgatgccagGGCAGCATTAGGATGGCGTGGCTTGCATCGGAGTTCGAGAATTGAATCATCGCCAATTGAAATGATCGATCTGCTCGCACGTCAAAAGTATATGACATTCAATTGGATTGCTTCTGCCGGACTTCGGCACACACTGGACTTGGCCATCTTCTGCACGCATCGTGCTCTCTGTCCATATTGTGTAATCAAACCACCCCGCCACCGCGGGTGGCCAATGAGCGATTGTAGAAGGCATCGCgcaggaagaaagaagaaagtgcaTCTTGCTAGCTATAGCTGGTTcgggcggttcggttcggttcggatcggcCGCGAAAAAGGATACGCCCACCATATTGACCTACGTGCGCAGCAACACGTTCGCGGCCGTCCACCCCCGAACGAACCGTAGCCGGCCGGCCTGCCGGTCGGCGAGATGGTTGACTTCATTTCTGTAacgaaatcgaggaaaaagcAATTGAGAGACTATTAGTCGGTTGCTATGCTGTAGATACTACTAACAAATCACTCGTCGTATCATGGTATTACTACATAATTATCCCTGAAACTGTAAATCAACGATTTCCCCCGAATATATGCAATTTTAGTATACACACTGAGGTACTAACTATTAACGGAATTGCACTGGTTGCTCCACAGGGATCCACATTCTCCTCCAACAAATCTGTTGAAAAACAATCCAAGCAATCtaaatttcaaataaataatgaCCATCGAAAAGCAGGCCTTGAATCGGAGCAACTGACCCGCCGGTTAGTACAGAAAATCAAGGTTCTAATCCACACGCTCCGCCGTAGTAACCTGGTCGAACGCCTTCCAGCGCAAGGCTGTCCGTGCTGGTTAGTCGCTTCTCGAATCATcggttctgttctgctctTCGGCCCTTCCTTCTGGCTTAGTATCTTCTGCCGGCCTGCTGCTTCGACTGCTTACGCCAGCCAGTAGCGCGTACCGCCCGTCTCTTTCGGGCCATTGCGCGTGCTCCTTCCCTTCGGTGTTTCGCTTTCTcggtttctctctcgctctaacACGAGACGCGCACACATAGGAAATCGTACCCTTTCTTATTGCTGTCCGTGGCGGCTTCACCCACCCTCCCAGGCCGCCCCATCGCTTGGTCCTATTGGGTTGTTCCTCACATTGGCCATCTTCCTGCCCTCCcttcggctctctctctctctctaacgtcttagttgtcgttgtcgtcgtcgtcaccccATTTCAATTGCTAGTTTATTTCCACAGTTTTCGCTTCGCcatcgtcttcatcttctgctactgctgcttcaccCAGCTCTTCCAGAGAGCGAGTCTCTGGCGGGGGAGCACGCGCGGGGAGCGGCCGTTAAACGGTCGGCGCGGATGCTGCGGCATCTGCATACATTTCCAGCAAGGATTATAAAAGGAGCTACGGGCGGCGACAGAAATTGATTCGTGTATCGATAGTCGTAACGAGCTGATCGAGAGCCGAGAGCCAAGTTCTTGTCCCAGGCCGCTCTAGTGTGAACACGGCGCAAaccttaccaccaccaccaccagttgcagcagcagcagcatccaataGTTACGTTGCGCCGCTTGCTGACTCCGTTCGCAGTAGGTTCTGACATTTACCGTGGTCTTGTTCTTACGCGTGTGCACCCGCGATCCCGCTTCTTGACTTCTCTTCCCCCCGCTTGTAAGCTAACCTTGGTGTgattttgttggtgttttttttttgttcgcccttccctcgcccgcccgcccgggaTCCAAGTCCTCGGGAGTCTAGTCCAAATCCGTACTCCAAACGCTCCCAACTCGCTTCCGTTGCCTACTgttgttcggttgttttttgttggcatCCTAAAAAGAGCCAAAatacagaacaaaaaaaaggaacgccGTTTTAGTGATTGATCTGTGTactagcaggagcagcaacaccggcagcagccctTACTTTCGAAAGGGCCCCCTCGCACGGAGTACGCCGGAGAATTGACGACTGATTGACAGTGAACAAACAAgccgtggtgccggtgccggaactacctgaaaaggagagagagaaaaaaaaggtaagaGAAACACGGAAACTATTATGTGCATGTAATACAGCGGGACACACCTGCACGACATACTAGTAATGATTAATCGGTTCATGGTCGATTGGattagaacgaacgaacgaacaaacgaatgaaACCCGGTCCGGTGAACCGGTGCGCGTTTGCGAAGAACAAGTCTTTTGAGTTCGAGCAAAGGGCCGGCACATATGGTACACGTTCGCATTAGGGTTTTGCCGGGCGTACCCAGTGTACGTGGACATAATTTATTCCTGTGCTGTGTAACTCCTTAAGCTGCGAGCAGTTGCGGTCTTCTCAAGTGTGATTTATCTTCATTTCACGAGGCACTAGTCTTTATGTCTATATGGACGGCTTCTTAACAACAATAAGGCCTTAAGTTGAATGGCTGTAGATGGGCTCCGATGATGGTGCGCAATGGAGGCCCGTGTTATCAGCTACGGTAGCTTTGGTCTCTCCGACTTTCCGGAGCACACGTGACGTGATACTACCGGCCATGATCACACCCATTTGTGAGTCTCGTGATCGCGCTAGCTATCGCGAACGTGGGCGCCTGTCGTACGAGAATTACGACGCTCTTatcagcagtagtagcagcagcagcagcagcagcagcaacagcagatgaGGAGCAGCTGCCATATGCCTGATGATGTTTGAAGGTTTCCTTTCCCTCTCAATGGGAAACTCCCTGAACTTAACGGCCATTCCGTCATCCACCTGACTGATTAATTGATTGTGATCGGACGATTGTGATCCCGCAGCTCTCGCTGAGCCCTGCGGTGAGGTAGGCGGGCAATTGCCTACCATACATCACCGCTCCCTCGACGGACTCCTCGGGTGGACAGTGAATCACGCGACGTCCGCAGTGCAGCGTAGTTCAATGAAATTGAGCCGCCAACACCGGTAATTATCAGTGCAACAGCCGTGGGTTGTATGGTGCGCcccacagagagacagagataaCTTGTTTAATCGGTCACATCGGTAGCCGCACCTCATCAAAGAATGATTTCACGCTCTCGACCGATTGCGTGtgccgatcgaccgatctAGAATGCAACAGTGGCACCGGCAAAGGGGTGGGATTTCCCATCATACGATCACTGACACGATCGCTTTAACTAGACACTGCGGACCCTCACTTGCACCCTTTATGGCTCCTTTCATTTTCAACGCCATACGCCCGCCCAACCAGCCCCTCTCCCCCGGCCGATCGAGCTGCGTACGTGACGAAGATCGTGTAGAACAGGATCAGCGTCCGGTACCTACCGGGCGGGGGGTTGGGACCCGCTATTAAACGAGATCAAACCGGCTTGGATGCTGCTTGCTTGTTACCAGAGCCCGGTGACGGCAATCAATCCGATGAGTCAATCCCACCCGAGACACGAGGCCCAAAAAGCGGAGGCCCACCGTGGACATTGGGCGTGGATTGACTTTCCAGGGACCTTAAACGGATTGATTAGGGTTCCAAAAGGGATGATGACTATGCGAGCCGTCGGTCGAGCCAGATTCTGCTTGGAATTCCTTCTTTGATTGGTAATTACATCATCGAGAATATtgcagaaggaaaaggagtagaagcagcagccggtgaATGCTGGGGAATTCCCCAATAATCTTCTTCtactctttttccttttctttgaaCCGGTTGGTGTGGTCCGCATTATGCTGATTCTTATGCTGAACGATCGCGCCAACTTCAGATCAATAAACTCGAGCGTCATTGAGCATCGCGAGTGATCGAATCCTTAAAATCATCCTTGACTGGgtgccaggaggaggaggaggaggtgccaAACTGTGCTGCACCGGGACAGAAAACCTGCCCCGTAGCGGCTGGTACAATAGTCGGTCACCTTCTCTCCATCGCATGctccttcgcttcgttgatCGCGCGCAACAGCTGACCAGAGCAATCTGTCATCTTTTATAGTTATTTTGACCTTGATAGTGGCTCTCCTTTGGGACAGTAATGGCAACAGCCGCATcaacgaacgacgacaacgccgCTGAACAGGtccatcgtcgtggtcgttgaaGGTCCCGCGATCACAGGTGATCGCCTCGATGCATTGCATGGCAGCACGCTAGCGCTAGTGTGTGGAAGCGGAAGCGCAAGACGATCGTTTTTTATCTTGCACTTGCAGCGGTCGTTAGTGAGCGGTCGTCCGCTTCCTCACCACTCGCCTTGCCATCGCCCGACCGGCGAGCTGAGTATCCAAGCGACGacagtggcggcggtggtgtggcggCCACTTGAAGTGATGAGAAACACTCGACGGCGCTCGAGTACGAGCTCACGTGGCTCCACAGGTAGCTTCGACTGATGCTGTTGCATCAGCACGCCAGTCACGCTATCCGCACACACCACGGGGGTGTGATCCACCGATGCTGCCAGGATCCTCCTGGCCGGTGACTATATCAGTCACTGTTGCGCCTCCTCCCATCACTGGCCTCGATCGGTGGATTCGATCGCTCACACTTCACACATGACGGATTGACgtcaccaacgacgaccaacTTTCCACTTGATCCGCCCG is a window of Anopheles aquasalis chromosome 2, idAnoAquaMG_Q_19, whole genome shotgun sequence DNA encoding:
- the LOC126581306 gene encoding seipin isoform X1 produces the protein MGLIGLALMILDPFKIVRRYIFKPVATLGLAVAEEYKARKEQSVNTTKTVFLKLIVVVLVGFSVVWASIFLYLYFYYSYMPSVLHVKDVHLNMRECKDGALDCEPYPTANVALTNHQRLLMVGQAYKIVLNLEMPESEQNGKIGMFTVCGTMKDYSQELIARSCRMSMLHYKSDLLKTILTIVFAPLLVFGYREEKQLVTVELFSNYLDDSSHPATNIDITIMCREIQLYSAELQVVANFTGLRYLMFNWPVLSAIIGITTNLFFILIVCILSWYHWDDTEWITDIRDRYQQIVQGVSKAAAIDQEPKSKLDVPEKELVQAKWLMDEE
- the LOC126581306 gene encoding seipin isoform X2, whose amino-acid sequence is MGLIGLALMILDPFKIVRRYIFKPVATLGLAVAEEYKARKEQSVNTTKTVFLKLIVVVLVGFSVVWASIFLYLYFYYSYMPSVLHVKDVHLNMRECKDGALDCEPYPTANVALTNHQRLLMVGQAYKIVLNLEMPESEQNGMFTVCGTMKDYSQELIARSCRMSMLHYKSDLLKTILTIVFAPLLVFGYREEKQLVTVELFSNYLDDSSHPATNIDITIMCREIQLYSAELQVVANFTGLRYLMFNWPVLSAIIGITTNLFFILIVCILSWYHWDDTEWITDIRDRYQQIVQGVSKAAAIDQEPKSKLDVPEKELVQAKWLMDEE
- the LOC126572164 gene encoding sulfide:quinone oxidoreductase, mitochondrial, whose translation is FTAVVFTVALFDCLLAVCDRARRTTTMIRALSCAVREPALFARGFSTSGTCHENHKCKLLVVGAGAGGCSVAAKASNKLGAGKVIILEPADKHYYQPMFTLIGGGIKTLKDSYRPMKQVLPTLATWIQDSAAKFEPESNTVITANGDRIEYEFLLVAVGLQLNYDKIPGLIEALSIKDGKVCSNYSPKYVDRTFQALRNFRSGNAIFTFPNSPVKCPGAPQKILYIAEHYLRKANKRKNANLYYNTSLPVLFGVKHYADALWEIVKRRNINVNLRTNLVEVKPASDEAIFENLDNPSERFTVNYEFLHVTPPMGAPDVLKACSSLVNEMGFVDVSKDTLQHQRLGNVFAIGDCSASPNSKTAASVAAQSQVVYKNLMSVMDGKTPSSVFDGYASCPLVTGYNTCMLAEFDYSLTPLETFPVDQRKERYSMYYMKKDFMPALYWHLLLNGLWNGPKLMRNLMHGRL